One segment of Chionomys nivalis chromosome 3, mChiNiv1.1, whole genome shotgun sequence DNA contains the following:
- the LOC130871085 gene encoding 39S ribosomal protein L12, mitochondrial: MLQAAAGRVWGSRLGLRGAALRLARQQVPGVCAARQLRSSSHRRSEALAGAPLDNAPKEYPPKIQQLVQDIASLTLLEISDLNELLKKTLKIQDVGLMPMGGMTSGAVPAAAAAAPEVAEAEDTPKQKERTHFTVRLTEAKPVDKVKLIKEIKNYVQGINLVQAKKLVESLPQEIKANVAKAEAEKIKAALEAAGGTVVLE; this comes from the coding sequence ATGCTGCAGGCGGCGGCTGGCCGCGTGTGGGGGTCGCGGCTTGGGCTGCGGGGAGCAGCGCTCCGCCTTGCCAGGCAACAGGTCCCCGGCGTCTGCGCAGCGCGACAGTTGAGGAGCAGCAGCCACAGAAGGAGTGAAGCCCTCGCGGGGGCCCCTCTGGATAATGCTCCCAAGGAATACCCTCCCAAGATCCAGCAACTGGTCCAAGACATCGCCAGCCTCACGCTCCTGGAGATCTCAGACCTCAATGAGCTCCTGAAGAAAACGTTGAAGATCCAGGATGTTGGCCTCATGCCAATGGGTGGCATGACATCTGGTGCCGTCCCtgccgcagcagcagcagcccctgaggtggctgaggcagaagaCACCCCCAAACAGAAAGAACGAACACACTTTACCGTCCGCCTGACAGAAGCAAAGCCCGTGGACAAAGTGAAACTCATCAAGGAGATCAAGAATTATGTCCAGGGCATAAACCTTGTGCAGGCCAAGAAGCTAGTGGAGTCCCTGCCCCAGGAAATCAAAGCAAACGTGGCCAAAGCCGAGGCTGAGAAGATCAAGGCAGCCTTGGAAGCCGCGGGAGGCACAGTAGTTCTGGAGTGA